Proteins encoded together in one Chitinivorax tropicus window:
- a CDS encoding DUF4936 family protein — MTHLYVYYRVIDHPASQSRLADFIRQVAQQTGQSGTLLRKLDDPATWMESYENIADRAQFSQQLACLAEQADFAALLMPGSRRHEEWFEVTG, encoded by the coding sequence ATGACCCATCTGTACGTCTATTACCGGGTGATCGATCACCCGGCCAGCCAAAGCCGATTGGCGGACTTCATCCGTCAGGTGGCACAACAGACCGGCCAGTCAGGCACGCTGTTGCGCAAGCTGGATGACCCGGCCACCTGGATGGAGAGCTACGAGAATATTGCTGACAGGGCACAATTCAGTCAGCAATTGGCCTGTTTGGCCGAGCAAGCGGACTTCGCTGCCCTGTTGATGCCGGGCTCGCGGCGGCATGAGGAATGGTTCGAGGTGACAGGGTGA
- a CDS encoding GNAT family N-acetyltransferase — protein sequence MRRQAKKQGCCAGHADVHASSGVDSSDRVVQAGAAGAPSLAQAKQGEKMSFSVKEASWSADQTALSAVRRRVFIEEQGIPAELEWDVRDAQAWHVLAVDAQQQPVGCGRLLETGQIGRMAVLADWRGQGVGAALLQALLAMAQRKGLNPIWLNAQESARGFYRAQDFVEDGDMFMEAGIPHYRMRWR from the coding sequence ATGCGGCGGCAGGCCAAGAAGCAGGGGTGCTGTGCGGGCCATGCAGACGTGCATGCGTCGTCAGGAGTCGATTCATCAGACCGGGTAGTGCAGGCAGGCGCTGCCGGTGCGCCATCCTTGGCGCAGGCAAAGCAAGGAGAGAAGATGTCGTTTAGTGTCAAAGAAGCAAGCTGGTCAGCAGATCAAACCGCGCTATCAGCAGTGCGCCGTCGGGTGTTCATCGAGGAGCAGGGCATCCCTGCCGAGCTGGAGTGGGATGTGCGTGATGCCCAGGCTTGGCATGTACTGGCGGTGGATGCGCAACAGCAGCCAGTCGGTTGTGGACGTTTGCTGGAGACAGGGCAGATCGGTCGGATGGCGGTGCTGGCTGATTGGCGTGGGCAGGGCGTTGGTGCCGCGCTGTTGCAGGCGTTGCTGGCGATGGCGCAGCGCAAGGGCTTGAATCCGATCTGGTTGAATGCACAAGAATCGGCCCGTGGGTTCTATCGGGCTCAAGATTTCGTGGAAGATGGCGATATGTTCATGGAAGCCGGTATTCCACACTATCGGATGCGATGGCGTTGA
- a CDS encoding putative motility protein: MDGITSGANVQAQVLQAAGVYAMKVANNAVESTMMTLLSSVQPAAYNNPPNLGTQVDVRA, translated from the coding sequence ATGGATGGTATAACCAGCGGAGCCAATGTGCAGGCGCAAGTGCTGCAGGCAGCAGGGGTGTACGCGATGAAAGTAGCGAACAACGCTGTCGAATCGACCATGATGACGTTGCTCTCATCGGTACAGCCGGCGGCCTACAACAACCCGCCGAATCTGGGCACCCAGGTGGATGTCCGGGCCTAG